In Rhodamnia argentea isolate NSW1041297 chromosome 11, ASM2092103v1, whole genome shotgun sequence, one genomic interval encodes:
- the LOC115736007 gene encoding jacalin-related lectin 4-like codes for MAETWAEGARKGVAPRGGRGGYGGGGCKIGMRTAGPLGGGSVGFVWSGHSTGEAERAPVAEHCIDFKIMFPSPSPPPPPLPPPPPPGRPPQWIYDVFVSFRGKDLRRNFISHLFSALRQASIQYFSDNAREDIGEEIKSKLFRAIWHARISLIVFSRSYADSKWCMNELVEILECKKRFGNHGHLIVPIFHDVKPEDISRLTSGSEFAQGFERLRGNERDDRQIQKWRDALRETKHLSGFDLRNDAGEDERTLVDIIVKYLVEKIRETRLLNFATNAIGVELLVGEVISLIKMGQEEDVRVVGICGVEGIGKTTVAAVICERIRSDFQCFVFLDKIGEADCNSLVGLLGLQKKLLHNLIKVEGLRTYDDIQTNINEINSNISRKRILLVLDNVTRKEQIDYFGAGEREHLCPGSRILITTKDQNLLKDLKVDDKYIVRGLDPNEALRLFCRHAMKREEPEEAYEELSRSLAHYAGGHPSSLKRLGLFLNGKPKHQWHQTLEKLVRSPYLDSLSPSFWSVGPYGGQGSVAFDDGRRTGVRQIRVHGGSVIDSITIDYDQNGCLVRSLRHGGGHIQIIERVGFLQIMRVGFQKLVKLDHPSEYLVSISGHIDNYGGHDVIQSLKIHSNKKTYGPFGSERGRPFDLSHFGGRIIGFHGKCGSHIDSIGAHFRPISHVYPFDAVGPFGGDSGMDIWDDGKHTGVRQIVVGFDSAIKSISILYDEHGCPVGPFTHGPSGGGKTYTIKLDHPSEYLTSISGYTEEVSGLTILQSLTIHTNTRDHGPIGTANKGRHFSFPYTGGKIIGFHGTCDGPRLESIGAFYEPIPHSHPIKVFGPFGGEGEKSWDFADIKGIDVHCADYIKSITFQVDDATSTEPETNYGVNGGENTFKVKLRNGEYITSFAGYLKNANDRGTLINSLTFETNGRILGPIGREEGEYFSLPSKAGKVTGFFGRSCDYLESIGATVEPNYPFNYVGLFGSAKEASFWNDGNKHTNVRKIIVEFEPSKGSYMRSITFQYEEENKELWQSETHGGIDDRKFHIVKTVHTIQIHDPDEYLTSISGYCFLLGITSLTFQTNKKTIGPIGDEGGWHFSCPATGGKIVGFYGTSGEYLESIGVYFQPISHLYPIISTGPFGGLGGSAWDDGKFNGVMEIEVMYDDVVCCIKFAYDKSGERVCSVMHGGRSGRVNAMGTTRVIFDYPREYLTSISGYKRENGDDADNAIVQSLTFYSNRGRYGPFGIEMGKYFWYPSTGSKIIGFYGRSSKTLNSIGVYAEPVPHLYPREIFGPFGGSGGTPWDDGVHTDVRGFYIYVDLAVQVITGIRIAYDNNGASVQCSRHGIGEVAQYQVNLNYPKERLISITGSMNGIRNAPDTIIHDLRIHTTKTTYALRTGGSMDPLARLTEFRIPLEPGGGRIVGFFGRAGSHLNSIGARLEPC; via the exons ATGGCGGAGACGTGGGCAGAGGGAGCGAGAAAGGGAGTGGCTCCAAGAGGCGGCCGCGGAGGCTACGGCGGAGGCGGATGCAAAATCGGAATGCGAACGGCCGGGCCTCTTGGGGGAGGAAGCGTGGGCTTCGT GTGGTCCGGACATTCAACTGGAGAAGCAGAGCGTGCACCGGTGGCGGAGCATTGTATCGATTTTAAGATCATGTTTCCTTCCCCTtctcctccaccgccgccgctgccgccgccgccgcctccaggCCGTCCTCCTCAATGGATATATGATGTGTTCGTGAGTTTCCGAGGCAAGGATCTGAGGAGAAACTTCATATCGCACCTCTTCTCCGCTCTGAGGCAGGCCTCCATCCAATACTTCAG TGACAACGCGAGAGAAGACATTGGGGAAGAAATTAAATCCAAGCTTTTCAGAGCGATTTGGCATGCGAGAATTTCCCTAATCGTGTTCTCCAGAAGCTACGCTGACTCGAAGTGGTGCATGAACGAGCTGGTCGAGATTCTGGAGTGCAAGAAAAGGTTTGGAAACCATGGTCACCTGATTGTACCCATCTTCCATGATGTAAAACCCGAAGACATTTCGAGGTTGACGAGCGGAAGCGAATTCGCTCAAGGCTTTGAGAGACTGCGTGGAAACGAGAGAGATGATAGGCAGATACAAAAATGGAGGGACGCCCTGAGAGAGACTAAGCATTTGTCAGGATTCGACTTGAGGAACGATGCGGGAGA GGATGAAAGGACACTCGTGGATATAATTGTAAAGTACCTTGTCGAGAAAATCCGCGAAACACGGCTACTCAACTTTGCGACAAACGCAATTGGAGTGGAATTGTTGGTAGGCGAGGTGATTTCTTTAATTAAAATGGGCCAAGAGGAGGACGTGCGCGTCGTAGGTATATGTGGAGTAGAAGGAATAGGCAAGACGACGGTGGCTGCAGTCATCTGTGAGCGCATTCGCTCTGATTTCCAGTGTTTCGTCTTTCTTGATAAAATCGGAGAAGCAGATTGCAACAGTCTTGTGGGTCTATTAGGCCTACAAAAGAAGCTGCTCCATAATCTCATAAAGGTGGAAGGATTGAGGACGTATGACGACATTCAGACCAACATCAACGAGATAAATAGTAACATTTCCCGTAAGAGGATACTTCTTGTTCTTGATAATGTTACTAGGAAAGAACAGATCGACTACTTCGGGGCCGGAGAACGAGAACATCTGTGTCCCGGGAGCAGAATTTTGATCACGACCAAAGACCAAAACTTGCTAAAAGATCTCAAGGTAGATGATAAGTATATCGTCAGAGGATTGGACCCGAATGAAGCGCTTCGGCTCTTTTGTCGCCATGCCATGAAGAGAGAAGAACCTGAAGAAGCCTATGAGGAGTTGTCCCGAAGTCTGGCTCATTATGCAGGAGGTCATCCATCGTCTCTTAAAAGGTTAGGCTTGTTCCTAAACGGCAAGCCAAAACACCAATGGCATCAGACATTGGAGAAGTTGGTAAGAAGCCCTTATCTTGATTCGCTCTCTCCTTCCTTCTGGTCGGTCGGGCCATATGGAGGTCAAGGTAGTGTTGCTTTTGATGATGGGAGACGCACTGGTGTGAGGCAAATTAGGGTCCATGGAGGGTCAGTTATTGATTCCATCACCATTGATTATGATCAGAATGGGTGTTTGGTGAGATCCTTACGGCACGGTGGTGGACACATCCAGATTATCGAAAGGGTCGGTTTTCTGCAGATTATGCGTGTTGGCTTTCAGAAG CTGGTGAAATTGGATCATCCAAGTGAATACCTAGTGTCCATATCAGGCCATATTGATAATTATGGAGGTCATGATGTTATTCAGTCTCTCAAGATCCACAGTAACAAGAAGACGTACGGACCATTTGGTTCTGAAAGAGGACGGCCTTTTGATCTCTCACATTTTGGTGGACGTATTATCGGGTTTCATGGGAAATGTGGCAGCCATATCGACTCAATCGGAGCCCATTTCAGACCAATTTCTCACGTGTACCCGTTTGATGCTGTGGGACCCTTTGGTGGTGATAGTGGTATGGATATTTGGGACGACGGAAAACACACAGGTGTGAGGCAAATCGTCGTAGGCTTCGATTCGGCAATTAAGTCCATCTCTATCTTATATGATGAGCATGGATGTCCAGTTGGTCCGTTCACACATGGCCCAAGTGGAGGAGGCAAAACATATACG aTTAAGCTCGACCATCCAAGTGAGTACTTGACATCCATCTCGGGCTACACCGAAGAAGTTTCTGGACTCACCATTCTTCAGTCGTTGACAATCCATACTAATACAAGAGATCATGGTCCAATCGGAACAGCTAATAAAGGgagacatttttcatttccatACACTGGCGGCAAAATCATTGGGTTTCATGGGACATGCGATGGCCCTCGTCTCGAGTCCATTGGAGCTTTTTACGAGCCGATTCCGCATTCACACCCCATTAAGGTTTTCGGGCCTTTTGGAGGCGAAGGCGAAAAATCCTGGGATTTTGCTGATATAAAGGGGATTGATGTGCACTGCGCAGACTACATCAAGTCCATAACTTTTCAAGTGGACGACGCCACCAGCACTGAACCGGAAACTAATTATGGTGTAAATGGCGGGGAGAATACTTTCAAG GTTAAACTGAGAAATGGAGAGTACATAACTTCTTTTGCTGGATATCTCAAGAATGCAAATGATAGAGGCACTCTGATCAACTCGCTCACATTTGAAACCAACGGAAGAATTTTGGGACCCATTGGTAGAGAGGAAGGGGAGTACTTCTCCTTACCATCGAAAGCTGGGAAAGTTACTGGCTTTTTCGGGAGAAGTTGTGATTATCTAGAATCTATCGGAGCAACAGTCGAGCCAAACTATCCCTTCAATTACGTGGGGTTATTTGGTAGTGCAAAAGAAGCGTCATTTTGGAACGATGGCAATAAGCATACCAATGTAAGGAAAATTATTGTTGAATTTGAGCCAAGTAAAGGGTCATACATGCGATCAATCACGTTTCAGTATGAAGAGGAGAACAAAGAATTGTGGCAATCGGAGACACATGGTGGCATTGATGACAGAAAGTTCCATATAGTAAAGACGGTCCACACG ATTCAAATACATGATCCAGATGAGTACCTGACTTCAATATCAGGGTATTGTTTTTTGCTCGGCATTACTTCTCTCACGTTTCAAACTAACAAAAAGACGATCGGACCTATTGGTGATGAAGGAGGATGGCACTTCTCCTGTCCTGCAACGGGTGGCaaaattgttggattttatgggacGAGTGGTGAATATCTTGAATCAATTGGAGTATATTTTCAACCGATCTCACATCTCTACCCAATTATATCGACCGGGCCGTTTGGAGGCCTAGGTGGAAGTGCTTGGGATGATGGGAAATTCAATGGTGTGATGGAAATCGAGGTAATGTATGACGATGTTGTCTGTTGCATTAAGTTTGCGTATGACAAGAGTGGAGAACGAGTTTGCTCAGTTATGCACGGTGGTCGCTCTGGACGAGTTAATGCCATGGGCACTACTAGG GTTATATTTGATTATCCAAGGGAATACTTGACATCAATATCTGGTTACAAGCGAGAAAATGGTGACGACGCTGATAATGCTATCGTTCAGTCGCTCACATTTTACAGTAATAGAGGAAGATATGGCCCCTTTGGCATCGAGATGGGGAAGTACTTTTGGTATCCATCGACCGGAAGCAAAATCATCGGCTTTTACGGAAGAAGCAGCAAGACTCTCAATTCCATAGGAGTGTATGCAGAGCCCGTACCGCACCTTTATCCTCGTGAAATCTTTGGACCCTTTGGAGGCTCTGGTGGTACTCCATGGGATGATGGAGTTCATACTGATGTGAGAGGGTTTTACATTTATGTGGATTTAGCAGTCCAAGTAATTACCGGCATTAGGATTGCGTACGATAACAATGGTGCCTCCGTCCAATGCTCTCGTCATGGCATAGGAGAGGTAGCACAGTACCAG GTCAATCTAAATTATCCCAAGGAGCGTCTAATTTCGATAACGGGTTCGATGAACGGAATTCGAAACGCTCCTGACACCATCATCCATGACCTGCGAATACACACCACGAAGACCACTTACGCGTTGCGAACAGGAGGGTCAATGGATCCTCTTGCAAGGTTAACGGAATTTCGCATCCCGTTGGAACCGGGCGGTGGTAGGATCGTTGGCTTTTTCGGAAGGGCGGGATCACATCTTAATTCTATCGGAGCGCGCCTAGAACCATGTTAG